The sequence AAAGTATAAATCATCATGTGGAAGTAGAAAGTCTTGCCTGTCCATCATTTGTGCCGATTGTTGAAAGTGGCAATTATGAAGATGAAGATGCTAGAAATATTGTCAAGGAATCATTAGCGCCATTAAAAGTCCATGATATTGATACACTTATATTGGGGTGTACCCATTATCCAATCCTTCGACCTGTGATTCAACAAGTTATGGGTGAAAAAGTGAAACTGATTAGTTCTGGGGACGAAACTGCTAGGGAAGTTAGTACTCTTTTACATCATGCTAGTATGTTGGTTACTGAGGATAGAATACCAAATCATTTATTTTTAACAACAGGGCCTAAGGAAATTTTTCAACATATTGCTTCAAGGGTATTTGAACACCCGATTGAAAATGTCCAATCGATTACATTATCATAAATGACCTTCCTTTTCGGAAGGTTTTTCTTATTTGTAAAAAAAATTCGGTCTAAAACTTGGCAATGCTCGTATATATGTAGTACAAACTGCTATTGGAGGGAGAATTATGTTTAAAATAAAAAAGAGCGGTTTACTAGCATCGATTATGGCCTTATCTACAGTTTTAGCAGGCTGTGCAATCGGTGGTGAACAAGCAATTCGCCAAATGGACACTCAAAAACCACAAGAAGTTACATATGTTGAAGAGGATGCATTAGATCAAAAAAATTCGTCAGCTGAACAAGTTGAAAATCAGGAAGAAAATGAAGCAGAGCAGACGGTATCAAGGGAACTGTATTTGTTAGACAAGAACGGCTTTGTAGTGCCACAGACGCTTCCCTTGCCAAAAACGAACGAAGTAGCAAAACAAGCATTGGAATATCTTGTTGAGGGTGGTCCGATTAGTGAATTACTACCTAACGGCTTCCGGGCTATTTTACCAGCTGGAACAATGGTAAATGGCGTAAATTTACAAAAAGACGGTACGCTTGTCGTCGATTTTTCAAAAGAGTTCTCAAATTATAATGCAGAAGATGAACTGAAAATATTACAAGCCCTTACTTATACTTTAACGCAATTTGATACAGTGAATAAAGTGAAAATTCAAATTAATGGCTATGACCAAACGAACATGCCTGTAAACGGAACACCAATTAACGAAGGCACAAGCCGGGCAAATGGAATTAATTTTGATAACGGGGAAGTCGTCGATGTTGTGAATAGTAAAGCTGTTACGCTTTACTTTCTTGGGCAAAATGGGGACAACACATACTTTGTTCCTGTTACAAGACGAATTGGGAAAAATGATGATGCTTATGAAGCGACCGTAAAAGAATTAATTAAAGGACCAAATGTTGTATCCGGTTTGTACACGGAACTTCATAAAGATATCGCGCTGTTAGAGAAGCCTTCTTACAAAGGTGGTGTACTCACATTAAATTTTAACGAAGGAATTCTTAGTAGCTTACAGGGTACGGCACTTTCAAAAAATATTTTAAATGAGCTTGTCTTATCGCTAACCGAGCATGCTGGTGTTGATGGTGTAGCGATAAAGGTAAATGGTATGGAAAAAGTATTGAATGAACAAGGAGCAGAAATTGCGGCACCTGTTTTGAGACCAAAATCTGTGAATACAGGTAGTTTTTAGCGGAGGAAATTTGCTATAATTAAATATACTAACGGTGAGGGCTGGCTAACATTTGCCGCCTTTTTTGTTTCTACTCCAGTTTAAATCATGGAAATAATGAACAAAGTAAATGAAGACATAATTTCAGGAGGGGTTTAGTTGAGAGTTGATGGGAGAAAGAAAGATGAATTAAGACCAATACATATTGACACAGGTTATTTGAAGCATCCTGAAGGATCTGTCTTAATAACAGTCGGGGATACAAAAGTAATTTGTACAGCCAGCATTGAGGACCGTGTTCCGCCATTTTTACGCGGGCAAGGAAAAGGGTGGATTACTGCTGAATATTCAATGCTGCCAAGAGCAACAGACCAAAGAACGATGCGTGAATCAACGAAAGGCAAGGTTTCAGGTAGAACGATGGAAATTCAGCGTCTAATTGGCCGCGCCCTTCGCTCTGTTGTAAATCTTGACCTTGTCGGGGAGCGGACAATTTGGATTGACTGTGATGTCATTCAGGCTGATGGGGGAACGAGAACAGCTTCCATCTCAGGTTCTTTTGTGGCGATGACGCTTGCTCTTGGGAAAATGGTAGAGAGAAAGGAGAGTAAGGAATTTCCGATCAAAGCCTTTCTCGCTGCAACTTCGGTTGGAATTGACCCGGAATTTGGGGAAATATTAGACTTAAACTATATCGAAGATTCAAAAGCGAGTGTTGATATGAATATTGTCATGACAGGAGCTGGTGAATTTGTTGAGCTTCAAGGAACAGGAGAGGAAGCTACTTTTTCAAAAAAACAGCTACAGCAATTACTGAACCTTGGGGAAAAGGGAGTCAATGAAATAATTGCACTCCAAAAGGTAGCACTGGGTGAATTAGCGAATAGAATAGGAGCGAAGTGATTTGAAAGATATTTTAATCGCCACTAAAAACAAAGGCAAAGTTAAAGAATTTGCCGCCTTATTTGCAGAAAAAGACATCGTTGTACATTCACTTTTAGATTTTCCAGACTCGCTTGATGTTGAAGAAACTGGGGATACATTTATTGAAAATGCGAAATTGAAAGCAG is a genomic window of Bacillus sp. (in: firmicutes) containing:
- the racE gene encoding glutamate racemase, producing the protein MNRPIGVIDSGVGGLTVAKEIMRQLPKEEIIYLGDTARCPYGSRPVEEVKKFTWELTNHLLNYNIKMLVIACNTATALVLDDIRATITIPVVGVIYPGARTALKVTKNNHIGVIGTVGTIRSGSYEQALKSINHHVEVESLACPSFVPIVESGNYEDEDARNIVKESLAPLKVHDIDTLILGCTHYPILRPVIQQVMGEKVKLISSGDETAREVSTLLHHASMLVTEDRIPNHLFLTTGPKEIFQHIASRVFEHPIENVQSITLS
- a CDS encoding sporulation protein, with product MFKIKKSGLLASIMALSTVLAGCAIGGEQAIRQMDTQKPQEVTYVEEDALDQKNSSAEQVENQEENEAEQTVSRELYLLDKNGFVVPQTLPLPKTNEVAKQALEYLVEGGPISELLPNGFRAILPAGTMVNGVNLQKDGTLVVDFSKEFSNYNAEDELKILQALTYTLTQFDTVNKVKIQINGYDQTNMPVNGTPINEGTSRANGINFDNGEVVDVVNSKAVTLYFLGQNGDNTYFVPVTRRIGKNDDAYEATVKELIKGPNVVSGLYTELHKDIALLEKPSYKGGVLTLNFNEGILSSLQGTALSKNILNELVLSLTEHAGVDGVAIKVNGMEKVLNEQGAEIAAPVLRPKSVNTGSF
- the rph gene encoding ribonuclease PH, producing MRVDGRKKDELRPIHIDTGYLKHPEGSVLITVGDTKVICTASIEDRVPPFLRGQGKGWITAEYSMLPRATDQRTMRESTKGKVSGRTMEIQRLIGRALRSVVNLDLVGERTIWIDCDVIQADGGTRTASISGSFVAMTLALGKMVERKESKEFPIKAFLAATSVGIDPEFGEILDLNYIEDSKASVDMNIVMTGAGEFVELQGTGEEATFSKKQLQQLLNLGEKGVNEIIALQKVALGELANRIGAK